AGGTGAACCGGTTGACCCCCACCACCACGTCGTCCCCGGACTCCATCCGGCGGCGACGCTCGGCGAGCGAGCCGACCAGCTCGCCCTTCATGTAGCCGGTCTCGACGGCGGCGACGGCGCCGCCCATCTCCTGCACCCGGGCGATCTCGGCGCGGGCGCCCTCGACGAGCTCGGCGACCTTGGCCTCGACCACGACCGAGCCGGTGAACAGGTCCTCGTACTCCAGCAGGTCGGTCTCGAAGGCCAGCACCTGCTGCAGCCGCAGCGACCACTGCTGGTCCCAGGGCCGGGGCAGCCCCAGTGCCTCGTTCCAGGCCGGCAGCTGCACCGCTCGGGCCCGGGCGTCCTTGGACAGCGTGACCGCGAGCATCTCCAGCACGATCCGCTGCACGTTGTTCTCCGGCTGGGCCTCGGTGAGGCCCAGGGAGTTGACCTGCACGCCGTAGCGGAAGCGCCGCTGCTTGGCGTCGGTCACCCCGTACCGCTCGGCCGTCAGCTCGTCCCAGAGCTGGCCGAAGGCGCGCATCTTGCACATCTCCTCGACGAACCGGACCCCGGCGTTGACGAAGAAGGAGATCCGGGCGACCACCTCGCCGAAGCGTTCCTCGGGCACCTGGCCGGAGTCCCGGACGGAGTCCAGCACCGCGATGGCGGTGCTCATCGCGTAGGCGATCTCCTGCACCGGCGTCGCCCCGGCCTCCTGCAGGTGGTAGCTGCAGATGTTCACCGGGTTCCACTTGGGCATCGTGGTGACGGTGTAGGCGACCATGTCGGTGATCAGCCGCATCGACGGCGCCGGCGGGAACACGTAGGTCCCGCGGGAGAGGTACTCCTTCACGATGTCGTTCTGCGTGGTCCCGGTCAGGGCGGCCACGTCGTGCCCGTGCTCCCCGGCGACGGCCTGGTACAGCGCCAGCAGCCACATCGCCGTGGCGTTGATCGTCATCGAGGTGTTCATCTGGTCCAGCGGGATGCCGTCGAACAGCGCCCGCATGTCGCCGATGTGGCTCACCGGCACCCCGACCTTGCCGACCTCGCCCACGGCGAGCTCGTCGTCGGGGTCGTAACCGGTCTGCGTCGGCAGGTCGAAGGCGACCGAGAGACCGGTCTGGCCCTTCTCCAGGTTCCGCCGGTAGAGGGCGTTGGACTCGACGGGTGAGGAGTGACCGGCGTAGGTGCGCATGACCCAGGGGCGGTCGCGGTCCTTCGGCGCTGAAGGGAACGGCATGTCCGCGGATCCTAGGGCTACCGGCCGGTAGCGACCCTGTTGCACACGTCACGCCCAGCTCTCCCCCGGCCCGTGCACCGGTGGCACACTCGGATCGGTCCACTCCCCCGTGGACGACGAGCCCGAGGGAGCACCGCCGTGCCGATCGACGCCGGCAGCCTGCACTACGCCGTGGGACCGGCCATCGCCGGCGTCATGCTGCTGGTGCTGTCGTTCTTCCTGCGCTGGGCGTTCGCCTCGAACACCCCCAAGGCCACGAAGGCGCCCTCCGCCGACGACGGGCTGCTCACCCGGGTGGCCACGCTGAGCAGGCGGGAGTCCGCCCTGGCCCTGCGGGCCGTGCTGTCCGACGCCGGGATCCGGTCGACGGTCCGCTTCCCCGCCCCGCACCGGGCCGACGTCCTGGTCTTCCCCGAGGACGCCGGTCAGGCCCGCGTGCTGGCGAGCTCCTTCACCAACTAGTCGCGGGTGGTCCGCTCGACGGTGGCGCCCAGCCCGCGCAGCTGCTCGACGAAGTCGGGGTAACCGCGGTCCACGTGGTGCACGTCGGCGACCTCGGTGACGCCGTCCGAGCACAACCCG
This sequence is a window from Geodermatophilaceae bacterium NBWT11. Protein-coding genes within it:
- a CDS encoding protein meaA, translated to MPFPSAPKDRDRPWVMRTYAGHSSPVESNALYRRNLEKGQTGLSVAFDLPTQTGYDPDDELAVGEVGKVGVPVSHIGDMRALFDGIPLDQMNTSMTINATAMWLLALYQAVAGEHGHDVAALTGTTQNDIVKEYLSRGTYVFPPAPSMRLITDMVAYTVTTMPKWNPVNICSYHLQEAGATPVQEIAYAMSTAIAVLDSVRDSGQVPEERFGEVVARISFFVNAGVRFVEEMCKMRAFGQLWDELTAERYGVTDAKQRRFRYGVQVNSLGLTEAQPENNVQRIVLEMLAVTLSKDARARAVQLPAWNEALGLPRPWDQQWSLRLQQVLAFETDLLEYEDLFTGSVVVEAKVAELVEGARAEIARVQEMGGAVAAVETGYMKGELVGSLAERRRRMESGDDVVVGVNRFTSTEPNPLTADLDTAIQTVDPAVEASAQRALEQWKADRDDDRARATLQALREAAGTDTNLMAATLDCARAGVTTGEWAGVLREVFGEYRAPTGVSAASTGEADVSLTDVRERVRATGEELGGRLRFLVGKPGLDGHSNGAEQIAVRARDAGFEVVYQGIRLTPAQIVSAAVEEDVHVVGLSVLSGSHLQVVPAVLAGLREAGLDDVPVVVGGIVPDADARVLREQGVARVFTPKDFGMTDIMGQIVDVVREANELSVS